In Micrococcus luteus NCTC 2665, a single window of DNA contains:
- the hisD gene encoding histidinol dehydrogenase, translated as MLSVTDLRPLDTATADLSRIIPRANVDVSSVVPVVAPIIEQVRHGGEQTLLELAERFDGVRPPALRVPAEALEAALAGLDPRVRAALEESIRRARLVHDAQHPQDSTVELGEGAVVENHWTPVGRVGLYVPGGRAVYPSSVVMNVVPAQAAGVGSLAVTSPPQRDHGGLPHPTVLAACALLGVDEVYAAGGAQAVAMLAHGVQDDDGGWLCAPVDLVTGPGNVYVAAAKRALQGVIGVDAEAGPSEIAVIADGTARADWVAADLISQSEHDPLAASVLITDSEDLLRDVLAAIEAQVPGAFHEDQIREALTGPQSGVLLVRDMDQAVEVSDRYATEHLEIQTRDPEALVGRIRNAGAVFVGPHAPVPLGDYSAGSNHVLPTSGTARHSSGLNTVTFLRLQQRICYTETGLEEVADGIGVLAEDERLPAHAAAIRARFA; from the coding sequence ATGCTCTCCGTCACCGACCTGCGCCCGCTCGACACCGCCACCGCGGACCTGTCCCGCATCATCCCGCGGGCGAACGTGGACGTGTCCTCCGTGGTGCCGGTGGTCGCCCCGATCATCGAGCAGGTCCGCCACGGCGGCGAGCAGACCCTGCTGGAGCTGGCCGAGCGGTTCGACGGCGTCCGTCCGCCCGCCCTGCGCGTGCCCGCGGAGGCGCTCGAGGCCGCCCTGGCCGGGCTCGACCCTCGGGTGCGCGCCGCCCTGGAGGAGTCGATCCGCCGGGCCCGGCTCGTGCACGACGCCCAGCACCCCCAGGACTCCACGGTCGAGCTCGGCGAGGGCGCCGTCGTGGAGAACCACTGGACCCCCGTGGGCCGCGTGGGCCTGTACGTGCCCGGCGGCCGCGCCGTGTACCCCTCCTCGGTGGTGATGAACGTGGTGCCCGCGCAGGCGGCCGGCGTGGGGAGCCTCGCGGTGACCTCGCCCCCGCAGCGGGACCACGGCGGCCTGCCCCACCCCACCGTGCTCGCCGCGTGCGCGCTGCTCGGCGTGGACGAGGTCTACGCGGCCGGCGGCGCCCAGGCCGTCGCCATGCTGGCGCACGGCGTCCAGGACGACGACGGCGGGTGGCTCTGCGCGCCCGTCGACCTGGTGACGGGGCCCGGCAACGTGTACGTGGCCGCCGCGAAGCGCGCCCTGCAGGGCGTGATCGGCGTGGACGCCGAGGCCGGGCCGAGCGAGATCGCCGTGATCGCGGACGGCACCGCCCGCGCCGACTGGGTGGCCGCGGACCTGATCAGCCAGTCCGAGCACGACCCGCTGGCCGCCTCCGTGCTCATCACGGACTCCGAGGACCTGCTCCGGGACGTGCTGGCGGCGATCGAGGCGCAGGTGCCCGGGGCGTTCCACGAGGACCAGATCCGCGAGGCCCTCACCGGCCCCCAGTCCGGCGTGCTGCTGGTGCGGGACATGGACCAGGCCGTGGAGGTCTCCGACCGCTACGCCACCGAGCACCTGGAGATCCAGACGCGCGACCCCGAGGCCCTCGTGGGGCGCATCCGCAACGCCGGCGCCGTGTTCGTGGGCCCGCACGCCCCCGTGCCGCTGGGCGACTACTCGGCCGGGTCCAACCACGTGCTCCCCACCTCGGGGACGGCCCGGCACTCCTCCGGCCTGAACACCGTGACGTTCCTGCGCCTGCAGCAGCGCATCTGCTACACGGAGACCGGGCTCGAGGAGGTCGCGGACGGGATCGGCGTGCTGGCCGAGGACGAGCGCCTGCCCGCGCACGCCGCCGCGATCCGCGCCCGCTTCGCGTGA
- a CDS encoding RNA-binding S4 domain-containing protein, producing MSGVRIDAWLWAVRLYKTRSAATAAVRAGHVRIDGEPVKAATPVVVGNRVRVRQDGRERILEVTGLIAKRVGAPVARQQYVDRSPPPVPRELLAVPYRERGAGRPTKRDRRQLDALRGRDRR from the coding sequence GTGAGCGGCGTCCGCATCGACGCGTGGCTGTGGGCCGTGCGGCTGTACAAGACCCGGTCCGCCGCGACGGCGGCGGTGCGCGCAGGCCACGTGCGCATCGACGGCGAGCCCGTGAAGGCGGCGACGCCCGTCGTCGTCGGGAACCGGGTGCGGGTGCGCCAGGACGGACGCGAGCGGATCCTCGAGGTCACGGGGCTGATCGCCAAGCGGGTGGGTGCCCCCGTGGCCCGGCAGCAGTATGTGGACCGCTCCCCGCCGCCCGTGCCGCGGGAGCTGCTCGCCGTGCCGTACCGCGAGCGCGGCGCGGGCCGGCCCACCAAACGGGACCGCCGGCAGCTGGACGCGCTGCGCGGCCGCGACCGACGCTGA
- a CDS encoding ABC transporter ATP-binding protein: protein MRVIAPVLTLDRVQVGYRHSDGFTRVLIESLDLTLAPGDVVGLWGRSGTGKSSLIRHLAGLSRPLAGRIAYRSSDGTLEGEVADLSAGDLARYRREHLGYVDQSCELIGELSALDNAGVWIHGGRLAGSVREAQETVRGQLERLGLGHRLGMPACRLSGGEAQRVALVRALSKRPQLIVADEPTGHLDGVTAREAIALLREHADAGAAVLVASHDPLVHAAVDRAVRIGED from the coding sequence ATGAGAGTGATCGCGCCCGTGCTCACCCTTGACCGCGTGCAGGTCGGCTACCGCCACTCCGACGGCTTTACTCGCGTGCTCATCGAATCCCTGGACCTGACCCTCGCGCCCGGTGACGTCGTGGGGCTGTGGGGCCGCTCCGGCACCGGGAAGTCCTCCCTGATCCGCCACCTCGCCGGGCTGTCGCGGCCATTGGCCGGGCGGATCGCCTACCGCAGCTCCGACGGAACCCTGGAGGGGGAGGTCGCGGACCTCTCGGCCGGGGACCTCGCCCGGTACCGACGCGAGCACCTGGGCTACGTGGACCAGTCCTGCGAACTCATCGGGGAACTCTCCGCGCTCGACAACGCGGGGGTGTGGATCCACGGCGGGCGCCTGGCGGGGTCGGTGCGCGAGGCGCAGGAGACGGTTCGGGGCCAGCTCGAGCGGCTCGGACTGGGGCACCGGCTCGGCATGCCCGCCTGCCGGCTGTCCGGGGGCGAGGCCCAGCGGGTGGCCCTCGTCCGAGCCCTTTCCAAGCGACCGCAGCTGATCGTGGCCGACGAGCCCACCGGTCACCTCGACGGCGTCACGGCGCGTGAGGCCATCGCTCTGCTGCGCGAGCACGCCGATGCCGGGGCAGCGGTACTCGTAGCAAGCCACGACCCTCTCGTCCACGCGGCCGTCGACCGGGCCGTTCGGATCGGGGAGGACTGA
- a CDS encoding flavin reductase family protein yields MTLTHEPHTAAWDTDLSLGNLRSGLSAFPTGVVALAGLADDVPEVMVSSSFGVGISWEPALVSFSAQNSSRTWPRLRRAGAIGVSLLAADQTPLCRQLASREGARFAGLDVHRSPHDALLIGGSSLWLETRVHAEVPAGDHTVVLLEVTAFADHTDTAPPAALHRNLFHGLRAL; encoded by the coding sequence ATGACCCTGACCCACGAACCCCACACCGCCGCGTGGGACACCGACCTGTCCCTCGGCAACCTCCGCTCCGGCCTCTCGGCCTTCCCCACCGGGGTCGTCGCGCTGGCGGGCCTCGCCGACGACGTCCCCGAGGTGATGGTCTCCTCCTCCTTCGGCGTGGGCATCTCCTGGGAGCCGGCCCTGGTGTCCTTCTCCGCGCAGAACAGCTCCCGCACCTGGCCGCGCCTGCGCCGGGCCGGGGCGATCGGCGTCTCCCTGCTCGCGGCGGACCAGACGCCGCTGTGCCGTCAGCTGGCCTCCCGCGAGGGCGCCCGCTTCGCCGGTCTCGACGTGCACCGCAGCCCGCACGACGCCCTGCTGATCGGGGGTTCCTCGCTCTGGCTCGAGACGCGGGTGCACGCCGAGGTCCCGGCGGGCGACCACACGGTGGTGCTGCTCGAGGTGACGGCCTTCGCGGATCACACGGACACCGCTCCCCCGGCCGCCCTGCACCGCAATCTCTTCCACGGCCTGCGCGCGCTCTGA
- a CDS encoding cold-shock protein — MAVGTVKWFNAEKGYGFIAPEDNSADVFVHFSAIQGNGFKELQENDRVEFETQDGPKGLQAANVTKL; from the coding sequence ATGGCTGTCGGTACTGTCAAGTGGTTCAACGCTGAGAAGGGCTACGGCTTCATCGCCCCCGAGGACAACTCTGCGGACGTGTTCGTGCACTTCTCCGCCATCCAGGGCAATGGCTTCAAGGAGCTCCAGGAGAACGACCGTGTCGAGTTCGAGACCCAGGACGGCCCCAAGGGCCTCCAGGCCGCCAACGTGACGAAGCTCTGA
- a CDS encoding MFS transporter, which yields MTPPARAAARRPSVALLWVLLAAMGAGPLFNYGVSASSTVVMERLDVTSGQLGTVMTVVFAAAAVTSLGLGRAADRLSARAQLSIIFGGTAAALVLGAVAPSLPVLYAAAAVAGVTQAISNPTTNRIIRTVVPPERRIGWVGVKQSGVQAAQLVGGLFFPAASLALGWTGAALAAAGLIGALWVLALVAAPPLPGAPQPTIAPAGGRRRRDTSPLPATVWFFAAIAFLTGLGMQATNTYLPLFAVETLGMTLVAGGAAAAVSGVVGVLSRIGWSRRMSAGDRPTTLLTVICLGAVAGVVVFLAADLLDLPALLWVGAAVHGLTVLGANVVINAGLLSEVPAERLGRATGANSMGMYAGFALGPLVMGVLRDVTGDYRAGFAVVAVGYLLALGVVLLLRRHVGRRGAP from the coding sequence GTGACCCCGCCCGCCCGCGCCGCCGCCCGCCGCCCCTCCGTGGCCCTGCTGTGGGTGCTGCTGGCGGCGATGGGCGCCGGGCCCCTGTTCAACTACGGCGTCTCCGCCTCCTCCACGGTCGTGATGGAGCGGCTCGACGTCACCTCGGGCCAGCTCGGCACCGTGATGACGGTCGTGTTCGCGGCGGCCGCCGTCACCTCCCTTGGCCTCGGCCGGGCCGCCGACCGCCTGTCCGCCCGCGCGCAGCTGAGCATCATCTTCGGGGGCACCGCCGCGGCGCTCGTGCTCGGCGCCGTCGCCCCGTCCCTGCCCGTGCTGTACGCGGCGGCCGCCGTCGCGGGCGTCACGCAGGCCATCTCCAACCCCACCACGAACCGGATCATCCGCACCGTGGTACCGCCGGAGAGGCGGATCGGGTGGGTCGGGGTGAAGCAGTCCGGGGTGCAGGCGGCCCAGCTGGTCGGCGGCCTGTTCTTCCCGGCCGCGTCCCTCGCCCTGGGCTGGACGGGCGCCGCGCTGGCGGCCGCGGGGCTCATCGGGGCGCTCTGGGTGCTCGCCCTGGTCGCCGCCCCGCCGCTGCCCGGGGCGCCGCAGCCAACGATCGCCCCCGCCGGCGGACGACGACGGCGGGACACCTCGCCCCTGCCGGCCACGGTCTGGTTCTTCGCGGCGATCGCGTTCCTCACCGGCCTGGGCATGCAGGCCACGAACACGTACCTGCCGCTGTTCGCCGTCGAGACGCTGGGGATGACGCTCGTGGCCGGCGGTGCCGCGGCGGCCGTGTCCGGGGTGGTGGGGGTGCTCTCCCGGATCGGGTGGAGCCGGCGGATGAGCGCCGGAGACCGGCCCACCACCCTGCTGACCGTGATCTGCCTGGGTGCCGTGGCTGGCGTCGTGGTGTTCCTCGCCGCGGACCTGCTGGACCTGCCGGCCCTGCTGTGGGTGGGCGCCGCGGTGCACGGCCTGACGGTGCTGGGCGCCAACGTCGTGATCAACGCGGGCCTGCTGAGCGAGGTGCCGGCCGAGCGGCTCGGCCGTGCGACCGGGGCGAACTCGATGGGCATGTATGCCGGCTTCGCCCTGGGTCCGCTGGTGATGGGCGTGCTGCGCGACGTCACGGGCGACTACCGGGCCGGCTTCGCGGTCGTCGCCGTCGGGTATCTGCTGGCCCTGGGCGTGGTGCTGCTGCTGCGTCGCCACGTGGGCCGGCGGGGCGCGCCCTGA
- a CDS encoding FMN-binding glutamate synthase family protein: MGHDGRVNNRLLIVVTLSLAALVVVLVAAIGGGAWWVLAVLLVALLVLAVWDMTQKRHAILRNYPVLGHMRYLLESIRPEIQQYFIERNFDGKPFDRDTRSIVYARAKGLDSHKAFGTERDTSEIGYEFLLHSTAPVNPPEEPPTVRIGGPDCRRPVDISLMNISSMSFGSLSANAVTAMNKGAGLGGFIHETGEGGLTKYHRGNGADLFWEIGSGYFGCRNEDGTFSPEKFAEKALLPEVKGITIKISQGAKPGLGGMLPKEKISAEIAEAREIPMDKDCLSPASHSAFRTPREMVKFIEQLRELSDGKPIGIKFCVGSRVDVLAMTKAIWEERIAPDFIIVDGSEGGTGAAPLEYSDRVGTPLTEGLMLVHNALVGTGLRHMIKLGAAGKVATGSDIVKRLIQGADFTMSARAMMMATGCIQAQKCHTNECPVGVATQDPRLMRAIDVEDKGNRVFNYHRLTVREAVQIMASMGLTHPSQLNTRMLRRRVDHLSTRSYASIYHWLRTDELLNDPPAGWAMDWEEADADHFGEHARVDYLTERDPEWRSELLIPGREAAGAPVQGSPISGAGSTLVGARQAESVPLTTSPMPRVSSLGEGESLSSHGGRRQTPQDPAAAATAGETPTDENEGLPAEAGERPERQDGEEVTRRGTTGRVEGEHRGEGRVG, from the coding sequence ATGGGGCACGATGGTCGGGTGAACAACAGACTCCTGATCGTCGTGACCCTCTCGCTGGCCGCGCTCGTCGTCGTGCTGGTGGCCGCCATCGGCGGCGGCGCGTGGTGGGTGCTGGCGGTCCTCCTGGTGGCGCTGCTCGTGCTCGCCGTGTGGGACATGACCCAGAAGCGGCATGCGATCCTCCGCAACTACCCCGTGCTCGGCCACATGCGGTACCTGCTGGAGTCGATCCGCCCCGAGATCCAGCAGTACTTCATCGAGCGCAACTTCGACGGCAAGCCGTTCGACCGGGACACCCGCTCGATCGTCTACGCCCGTGCGAAGGGCCTGGACAGCCACAAGGCGTTCGGCACCGAGCGGGACACCTCGGAGATCGGCTACGAGTTCCTGTTGCACTCCACCGCCCCGGTCAACCCGCCGGAGGAGCCCCCCACGGTGCGGATCGGCGGCCCGGACTGCCGCCGGCCCGTGGACATCTCGCTGATGAACATCTCGTCCATGTCCTTCGGCTCCCTCTCCGCCAACGCCGTGACCGCCATGAACAAGGGCGCCGGCCTGGGCGGGTTCATCCACGAGACCGGCGAGGGCGGCCTCACCAAGTACCACCGCGGCAACGGGGCGGACCTGTTCTGGGAGATCGGCTCCGGCTACTTCGGCTGCCGCAACGAGGACGGCACCTTCAGCCCGGAGAAGTTCGCCGAGAAGGCGCTGCTGCCCGAGGTCAAGGGCATCACCATCAAGATCTCCCAGGGCGCGAAGCCCGGTCTGGGCGGCATGCTGCCCAAGGAGAAGATCTCCGCCGAGATCGCCGAGGCCCGCGAGATCCCGATGGACAAGGACTGCCTGTCCCCGGCGTCCCACTCCGCGTTCCGCACCCCGCGCGAGATGGTCAAGTTCATCGAGCAGCTCCGTGAGCTCTCGGACGGCAAGCCGATCGGCATCAAGTTCTGCGTGGGCTCGCGCGTGGACGTGCTGGCCATGACCAAGGCCATCTGGGAGGAGCGGATCGCCCCCGACTTCATCATCGTGGACGGCTCCGAGGGCGGCACCGGCGCCGCCCCGCTCGAGTACTCGGACCGCGTGGGCACTCCGCTGACCGAGGGCCTCATGCTCGTGCACAACGCGCTCGTGGGCACCGGCCTGCGCCACATGATCAAGCTCGGCGCGGCCGGCAAGGTCGCCACCGGTTCGGACATCGTCAAGCGTCTGATCCAGGGCGCGGACTTCACCATGTCCGCCCGCGCGATGATGATGGCCACCGGGTGCATCCAGGCGCAGAAGTGCCACACGAACGAGTGCCCCGTGGGGGTGGCCACGCAGGACCCGCGTCTGATGCGCGCCATCGACGTGGAGGACAAGGGCAACCGCGTCTTCAACTACCACCGCCTGACCGTGCGCGAGGCCGTGCAGATCATGGCGTCCATGGGCCTGACGCATCCGTCCCAGCTGAACACCCGCATGCTGCGCCGCCGCGTGGACCACCTGAGCACCCGCTCGTACGCGTCCATCTACCACTGGCTGCGCACGGACGAGCTGCTCAACGACCCGCCCGCCGGCTGGGCCATGGACTGGGAGGAGGCGGACGCGGACCACTTCGGCGAGCACGCCCGCGTGGACTACCTCACCGAGCGTGACCCCGAGTGGCGCTCCGAGCTGCTGATCCCGGGCCGCGAGGCGGCCGGCGCCCCCGTGCAGGGCTCGCCCATCTCCGGGGCGGGCTCCACGCTGGTCGGCGCCCGGCAGGCCGAGTCCGTGCCGCTGACCACGTCGCCGATGCCGCGCGTCAGCTCGCTGGGTGAAGGGGAGTCGCTGTCCTCGCACGGCGGGCGTCGTCAGACCCCGCAGGATCCGGCAGCCGCCGCCACCGCCGGCGAGACGCCCACCGACGAGAACGAGGGCCTGCCGGCGGAGGCCGGCGAGCGGCCCGAGCGCCAGGATGGCGAGGAGGTCACCCGGCGGGGGACCACCGGCCGCGTGGAGGGCGAGCACCGCGGTGAGGGCCGCGTCGGCTGA
- a CDS encoding acyl-CoA thioesterase yields MHLIPRTIWVVARARRRPRVGLWEPTTLPMRALPTDVDIALHVNNGQYFGLFDLGRFDAMVRTGLWDEIRRRGWTPVVQAEQIAFRRSVTLGQRFDVETRLIGLDERAVWFEQRVVVDGDVAVRAYICTRLRKKDGRPVENDEIRAIAAAAGHDLAGEPTLPEWLHEWRRSVALPSTRTPLPHAWDLDTVRRG; encoded by the coding sequence ATGCATCTGATCCCCCGCACGATCTGGGTCGTCGCCCGCGCCCGCCGCCGCCCGCGCGTCGGGCTCTGGGAGCCGACGACGCTGCCGATGCGCGCCCTGCCCACGGACGTGGACATCGCCCTGCACGTCAACAACGGCCAGTACTTCGGGCTGTTCGACCTCGGCCGCTTCGACGCGATGGTCCGCACCGGTCTCTGGGACGAGATCCGCCGTCGCGGCTGGACGCCCGTGGTGCAGGCCGAGCAGATCGCGTTCCGCCGCTCCGTGACCCTGGGGCAGCGGTTCGACGTGGAGACGCGGCTGATCGGCCTGGACGAGCGCGCGGTGTGGTTCGAGCAGCGCGTGGTGGTCGACGGCGACGTCGCGGTGCGCGCGTACATCTGCACGCGCCTGCGCAAGAAGGACGGCCGCCCCGTGGAGAACGACGAGATCCGGGCGATCGCGGCGGCGGCCGGCCACGACCTCGCGGGGGAGCCGACGCTGCCGGAGTGGCTGCACGAGTGGCGGCGCAGCGTGGCCCTGCCGTCGACCCGGACGCCCCTGCCCCACGCGTGGGACCTCGACACAGTGCGGCGAGGATGA
- a CDS encoding bifunctional proline dehydrogenase/L-glutamate gamma-semialdehyde dehydrogenase, with protein sequence MTATFSAQDHDDLDRVLGATGGIPDPADLHALADDAVAQVRRWLAESRDHEADFAARQLAGALKEPGGLDFIVRFVDHVVRPEDPAIAARALRELAGRAPGFLPPALRAVLGAGGRAAPLVPRIAVPTARRVLRRMVSHLIVDARDRQLGKAITALRDEHTRLNINLLGEAILGQGEADRRLEGIAALIRRDDVDYVSVKVSAATAPHAPYAFDEAVADITERLTPLFELARDRDTFINLDMEEYRDLDLTLNVFTALLEQPGLRDYEAGIVLQAYLPDALAAMVRLQEWAARRVAAGGAPVKVRVVKGANLPMERMQASLTGWPLATVGSKQEADTNYKRVLNYALTPEHLAHVRIGVAGHNLFDVALAHRLIERRGLDSAAVEFEMLLGMATGQAAAVRADVGALLLYTPVVRPEEFDVAISYLVRRLEEGASPENFMSAVFDLGADADLFAREEERFRASLRHLDAAVPRPNRVQDRSRGEDGPTPAPVDGFANTPDTDPALPGNREWARRILTAVPGSDLGTDTVRAHRATTADDARAAIAATADPGARWGALTGHERADALDAVGRALHAGRARLLEVAAAETGKTLDQGDPEVSEAVDFAHYYARLARGLDAVEGARAVPVRLTLVIPPWNFPVAIPVGGVLAALGAGSPVVFKPAPQSERTGAVAWELIVAGLRDSGLFDDGGPLAGHDPADLVRLVTLADEDEAEVGAVLVTDPAVERLILTGGWDTARLFKGMRPDLHLLAETSGKNAVIVTPSADLDLATKDVVQSAFGHAGQKCSASSLVVLVGSVATSERFHRQLLDAASSLHVAHPADPRAEMGPVIEAPGEKLRRGLTELGPGERWALRPRQLDETGRLWSPGIRSGVRPGADAHLTEYFGPVLAVMTAETLEEAIGIVNAVDYGLTSGLHSLDREEIDVWLRGVRAGNLYVNRGITGAIVRRQPFGGWKRSVVGPTTKAGGPHYLHGLVDWEDAPTWAGGEGRPGSEADGAGASWLETARALDTHAWTTVFGVATDVSALEAERNVMRHVPTPVLVRRHSGPADHLLRIVSAGLRAGAPMTVSLRPTPTAEGPDADRLSAEAVRGRVEELVRSVRTEGAGTAAPVDVVVEDDAVFHDRARRLALVPPATEGGGDARIRLVADWTGNREAAEAARTALHAALGDTPDVAVYAGPVVSAGEVELLPFLHEQAVSVTAHRFGTPDHLTEGVL encoded by the coding sequence ATGACCGCGACGTTCTCCGCCCAGGACCACGACGATCTCGACCGGGTCCTCGGCGCGACCGGCGGGATCCCCGACCCCGCCGACCTGCACGCCCTCGCCGACGACGCCGTCGCGCAGGTGAGGCGCTGGCTCGCCGAGTCCCGCGACCATGAGGCCGACTTCGCGGCCCGCCAGCTGGCGGGCGCCCTGAAGGAGCCGGGCGGCCTCGACTTCATCGTGCGCTTCGTGGACCACGTGGTCCGCCCCGAGGACCCCGCGATCGCCGCCCGGGCGCTGCGGGAGCTCGCCGGCCGCGCCCCCGGCTTCCTGCCCCCGGCACTGCGCGCCGTCCTCGGCGCCGGCGGCCGCGCGGCCCCGCTTGTGCCGCGCATCGCCGTCCCCACGGCCCGCCGCGTGCTGCGGCGCATGGTCTCCCACCTGATCGTCGACGCGCGGGACCGGCAGCTCGGCAAGGCCATCACGGCCCTGCGCGACGAGCACACCCGGCTGAACATCAACCTGCTGGGCGAGGCGATCCTCGGTCAGGGCGAGGCGGACCGCCGGCTCGAGGGCATCGCCGCGCTGATCCGCCGCGACGACGTCGACTACGTGTCCGTGAAGGTCTCCGCCGCCACCGCCCCGCACGCGCCCTACGCGTTCGACGAGGCCGTCGCGGACATCACCGAGCGGCTCACCCCGCTGTTCGAGCTCGCCCGGGACCGGGACACCTTCATCAACCTGGACATGGAGGAGTACCGCGACCTCGACCTCACGCTCAACGTGTTCACCGCCCTGCTCGAGCAGCCGGGCCTGCGCGACTACGAGGCCGGCATCGTGCTGCAGGCCTACCTGCCGGACGCGCTCGCGGCCATGGTGCGCCTGCAGGAGTGGGCCGCGCGCCGCGTCGCCGCCGGCGGCGCCCCGGTCAAGGTACGCGTGGTCAAGGGCGCCAACCTGCCCATGGAGCGGATGCAGGCCTCCCTGACGGGCTGGCCGCTGGCCACGGTGGGCTCGAAGCAGGAGGCGGACACCAACTACAAGCGCGTGCTCAACTACGCGCTCACCCCGGAGCATCTGGCCCACGTGCGCATCGGCGTGGCCGGGCACAACCTCTTCGACGTGGCCCTGGCCCACCGGCTGATCGAGCGCCGCGGCCTCGATTCGGCCGCGGTGGAGTTCGAGATGCTGCTCGGCATGGCCACCGGCCAGGCCGCCGCCGTCCGGGCCGACGTCGGCGCCCTGCTGCTCTACACGCCCGTGGTGCGGCCCGAGGAGTTCGACGTGGCGATCTCCTACCTCGTGCGCCGCCTCGAGGAGGGTGCCTCCCCGGAGAACTTCATGTCCGCCGTGTTCGACCTGGGCGCGGACGCGGACCTGTTCGCCCGCGAGGAGGAGCGCTTCCGCGCCTCGCTGCGCCACCTGGACGCGGCCGTGCCCCGTCCGAACCGCGTCCAGGACCGGTCCCGCGGGGAGGACGGGCCGACCCCCGCCCCCGTGGACGGCTTCGCCAACACCCCGGACACGGACCCCGCGCTGCCCGGCAACCGGGAGTGGGCCCGCCGGATCCTCACGGCCGTCCCGGGCTCGGACCTCGGGACGGACACCGTCCGCGCCCACCGCGCCACCACGGCCGACGACGCCCGCGCCGCCATCGCCGCCACCGCCGACCCCGGCGCCCGCTGGGGCGCGCTCACCGGCCACGAGCGCGCCGACGCGCTGGACGCCGTCGGCCGGGCCCTGCACGCCGGCCGGGCCCGTCTGCTGGAGGTGGCCGCCGCCGAGACCGGCAAGACCCTGGACCAGGGCGACCCCGAGGTCTCCGAGGCCGTGGACTTCGCGCACTACTACGCGCGCCTGGCCCGCGGCCTGGACGCGGTGGAGGGCGCTCGCGCCGTGCCCGTCCGCCTGACCCTGGTGATCCCGCCGTGGAACTTCCCCGTGGCCATCCCGGTCGGGGGCGTCCTCGCCGCGCTCGGCGCCGGCTCGCCCGTGGTGTTCAAGCCGGCCCCGCAGTCCGAGCGGACGGGCGCGGTCGCGTGGGAGCTGATCGTGGCCGGGCTGCGGGACTCGGGCCTGTTCGACGACGGCGGCCCGCTCGCCGGGCACGACCCCGCGGACCTCGTGCGCCTGGTGACGCTGGCGGACGAGGACGAGGCGGAGGTCGGCGCGGTGCTCGTGACCGACCCGGCCGTCGAGCGGCTCATCCTCACCGGCGGCTGGGACACCGCACGGCTGTTCAAGGGGATGCGCCCCGACCTGCACCTGCTCGCCGAGACCTCCGGCAAGAACGCCGTGATCGTGACCCCGTCCGCGGATCTGGACCTGGCCACGAAGGACGTGGTCCAGTCCGCGTTCGGTCACGCCGGCCAGAAGTGCTCGGCGTCCTCCCTCGTGGTGCTCGTCGGCTCCGTGGCCACCTCCGAGCGCTTCCACCGGCAGCTGCTGGACGCCGCCTCGTCCCTGCACGTGGCGCACCCCGCGGACCCGCGCGCCGAGATGGGCCCCGTGATCGAGGCCCCCGGCGAGAAGCTGCGCCGCGGGCTCACCGAGCTCGGCCCGGGGGAGCGGTGGGCCCTGCGTCCGCGGCAGCTGGACGAGACGGGTCGCCTGTGGAGCCCGGGCATCCGCTCCGGCGTCCGCCCCGGCGCCGACGCCCACCTCACCGAGTACTTCGGCCCCGTGCTGGCCGTGATGACGGCCGAGACGCTCGAGGAGGCGATCGGGATCGTGAACGCCGTGGACTACGGCCTCACCTCCGGGCTGCACTCGCTGGACCGGGAGGAGATCGACGTGTGGCTGCGCGGCGTGCGCGCCGGCAACCTCTACGTGAACCGCGGCATCACCGGGGCCATCGTGCGCCGCCAGCCCTTCGGCGGCTGGAAGCGTTCCGTCGTCGGCCCCACCACGAAGGCCGGCGGGCCGCACTACCTGCACGGCCTCGTGGACTGGGAGGACGCGCCCACGTGGGCCGGGGGAGAGGGACGGCCCGGGTCCGAGGCCGACGGTGCGGGAGCGTCCTGGCTCGAGACCGCCCGCGCCCTCGACACCCACGCGTGGACCACCGTGTTCGGGGTGGCCACGGACGTCTCCGCGCTCGAGGCCGAGCGGAACGTGATGCGTCACGTCCCCACCCCGGTCCTCGTGCGCCGGCACTCGGGGCCCGCCGACCACCTGTTGCGCATCGTCTCCGCCGGCCTGCGCGCCGGGGCGCCCATGACCGTGAGCCTGCGCCCGACCCCCACCGCGGAGGGGCCCGACGCGGACAGGCTCTCGGCCGAGGCCGTGCGCGGCCGGGTGGAGGAGCTGGTCCGGTCCGTCCGCACGGAGGGTGCCGGCACGGCCGCGCCGGTGGACGTCGTCGTCGAGGACGACGCCGTGTTCCACGACCGCGCCCGGCGGCTGGCCCTGGTCCCGCCCGCGACGGAGGGCGGCGGCGACGCACGGATCCGGCTCGTCGCCGACTGGACCGGCAACCGGGAAGCGGCCGAGGCGGCGCGGACCGCGCTCCACGCGGCGCTCGGCGACACCCCCGACGTGGCGGTCTACGCTGGCCCCGTGGTGAGCGCCGGTGAGGTGGAGCTGCTGCCGTTCCTGCACGAACAGGCCGTGTCCGTGACCGCCCACCGGTTCGGCACGCCGGACCATCTGACCGAGGGGGTCCTGTGA